The following coding sequences lie in one Rhodohalobacter barkolensis genomic window:
- a CDS encoding peptidylprolyl isomerase has product MTHFLKRLLFLTVLLTIFSSSIFAQQSNVADRIIAVVNDRIILKSDVDDEVRQYINQAEAQGEEVEFTEDLWYSALQSMVDNFVMLEQAQIDSITVSDDMVNRQMDTRINDLVRQAGSESAVEEAFGKSIIQLRADFRDQFREQMIVQRVQQTRMSDINITRPEVEEFFNNIPDNQLPTIPEQVGISQIVAIPPPLEDARSQAFQKAEALRDSVVNHGKSFEEMARQYSEDQSAQRGGSLPMLPINDLVANYSAAATALEEGEISEVVRTEFGYHVIRLDDRQGDQIATSHILVEIDEEQVDEQIAIDKLTAIRDSVLNHDKQFAEMARRYSEDEETKSFGGRVVNRQTGERLIPISQLEPALYRIVLLLEEEGQISEPRSYNPPRQNVSRAFRIVRLDRHIPEHIASLEQDYDRIRDIALQQKQMNEFRSWLENLREEFYIEFKIPMPDVESLTEPTEMEEPIDATP; this is encoded by the coding sequence ATGACTCATTTTTTAAAAAGGCTCCTCTTTCTTACTGTACTACTCACTATATTTTCTTCATCCATTTTTGCACAGCAATCCAATGTGGCAGATCGAATTATCGCTGTAGTCAATGACCGGATTATCCTCAAATCTGATGTGGATGATGAAGTTAGGCAATATATCAATCAAGCTGAAGCCCAGGGGGAAGAAGTAGAGTTTACAGAAGATTTATGGTATAGCGCTCTGCAAAGCATGGTAGATAACTTTGTGATGCTGGAACAAGCACAAATTGATTCCATCACAGTGTCAGACGACATGGTAAACCGTCAGATGGATACCAGAATTAATGATTTGGTTCGTCAGGCAGGAAGTGAAAGTGCTGTTGAAGAAGCCTTTGGAAAAAGTATAATTCAATTACGAGCTGATTTCAGGGACCAATTCAGAGAACAGATGATTGTTCAGCGAGTTCAACAGACGAGAATGAGTGATATCAACATTACCCGCCCAGAAGTTGAAGAGTTTTTTAATAACATACCGGATAATCAATTACCCACTATTCCGGAACAGGTCGGTATATCTCAAATTGTTGCAATTCCTCCCCCACTCGAAGATGCCCGCAGTCAGGCGTTTCAAAAAGCTGAAGCACTTCGTGATTCTGTTGTAAACCACGGAAAGAGTTTTGAAGAGATGGCTCGTCAATATAGTGAAGATCAGTCGGCACAGCGAGGAGGTTCTCTTCCAATGTTGCCGATCAACGATTTGGTAGCAAACTATTCTGCTGCTGCAACAGCACTTGAAGAAGGCGAAATATCTGAAGTGGTTAGAACTGAGTTTGGATATCATGTTATTCGATTAGATGATCGGCAAGGAGATCAAATTGCTACCAGTCATATTTTAGTAGAAATTGATGAAGAACAAGTTGATGAACAAATTGCCATAGACAAGCTCACTGCGATTAGAGACAGTGTGCTTAATCACGACAAACAATTTGCGGAAATGGCACGTAGATATTCTGAAGATGAAGAGACTAAATCTTTTGGCGGCAGAGTTGTAAATAGGCAGACAGGTGAGCGTTTAATCCCAATAAGTCAGCTTGAACCTGCACTCTACCGAATTGTATTGCTGCTTGAAGAAGAGGGCCAAATTTCAGAACCTCGGTCATATAATCCACCCAGACAAAATGTAAGCCGCGCGTTTCGAATTGTTCGTTTAGACAGACACATACCCGAGCATATTGCGAGTCTTGAACAAGATTATGATCGCATCAGAGATATCGCTTTACAACAAAAGCAGATGAACGAGTTCAGAAGCTGGCTGGAAAATTTACGGGAAGAATTTTACATAGAGTTTAAAATCCCAATGCCCGATGTAGAAAGTTTAACGGAACCGACTGAAATGGAAGAGCCCATAGACGCTACTCCTTAA
- a CDS encoding peptidylprolyl isomerase, producing MKYIFYLSLYFSSILLITACNGGLQQTDSPVLARAGGEVLTLQMALEEIPKTVLEQDSLQAIQSYTDQWINSAVTVKHAQNIGLDKTSEVGRKLQRMENQLLEQALKDYLVDRNLDEIEVTREEAQTYYQTHKDQFTLDEKYVRYRHITTQTRTDADNANRDLMRGRDWREILEDYSTNPDLQYRQSQQFWPISMAGEDIPMLNQYLTVIGLSERSPIYFYGGNYHLVQLMEERPAGDHPDLDWLIPQIEEWLKLEKARRITNSYIRNLYLEASANNEIDRTNVTDIESILSEYQNNTTQ from the coding sequence ATGAAATACATCTTCTACCTGTCACTCTACTTCTCAAGTATATTGTTGATTACGGCTTGCAATGGCGGTCTGCAACAGACAGATTCACCCGTTCTGGCTCGTGCCGGTGGTGAAGTACTAACTCTTCAAATGGCTTTGGAAGAGATCCCCAAAACCGTGCTTGAGCAAGATTCCCTGCAAGCCATTCAAAGTTACACCGACCAGTGGATTAACTCTGCAGTTACCGTAAAACACGCTCAAAATATTGGATTAGATAAAACTTCTGAAGTTGGTAGAAAACTTCAACGAATGGAAAATCAACTGCTTGAGCAGGCTTTAAAAGATTATCTCGTAGATAGAAATTTAGATGAGATTGAAGTTACACGTGAAGAAGCACAAACTTATTATCAAACACACAAAGATCAATTCACACTGGATGAGAAATATGTGCGTTATCGCCATATCACGACTCAGACAAGAACTGATGCCGATAACGCCAACCGGGATCTCATGAGAGGCAGGGATTGGAGAGAAATTTTGGAGGATTACAGTACAAATCCTGACCTCCAATACAGACAATCCCAACAATTCTGGCCCATTTCCATGGCAGGAGAAGATATTCCAATGCTCAATCAGTATTTAACTGTAATTGGTTTATCAGAAAGATCACCTATCTACTTTTATGGCGGAAACTATCATTTAGTGCAGCTGATGGAAGAAAGACCTGCAGGCGATCATCCTGATCTTGATTGGCTTATTCCACAGATTGAAGAGTGGTTGAAACTCGAGAAAGCCAGAAGAATTACGAACAGTTACATTCGAAATCTGTATCTTGAGGCCAGCGCGAATAATGAAATCGATCGTACGAACGTTACGGATATCGAATCTATACTATCTGAATATCAAAATAACACAACTCAATAA
- a CDS encoding NupC/NupG family nucleoside CNT transporter: MNILRGLIGMAVIIGIALLLSKNRKAVNWKLVGTGLGIQFILAVFILKGSDMAEVWVPLGWPKAFFSWVSSFFVVVLDFTTAGAEFIFGDLAKSPGMEGSLGNFFAFQVLPTIVFFASLTAILYHYGILQKVVSLMSKGMQKVMGTSGAESLSVVANIFVGQTESPLVIKPYISKMTQSELLTVMTGGMATIAGGVMAAYVQMLGNSYALANDVSLDVGRLLFAEQLLGASLMAAPAALVIAKILYPENAEPATQGDVKMSVEQTDANGIDAAATGAGVGLKLAANVGAMLLAFIALLAMANYFLFEIGELTGFNSIFPDFDLTIETLLGWALAPIAFLLGVPWADAVNMGSLLGTKVVLNEFVAYLQMADMVSEGVLSPKTITMATFALCGFANFSSIAIQIGGIGGLAPNRKSDLARFGLLAVLAGTMANMMTATIAGILF; encoded by the coding sequence ATGAATATCCTCCGCGGACTTATTGGAATGGCCGTAATTATAGGCATTGCCCTTCTGCTCAGTAAAAATAGAAAAGCCGTTAACTGGAAACTGGTGGGTACAGGTCTGGGAATTCAGTTTATATTGGCTGTATTTATTCTAAAAGGATCTGATATGGCTGAGGTTTGGGTACCATTGGGTTGGCCAAAAGCTTTTTTTAGTTGGGTCTCCAGTTTCTTTGTGGTTGTACTGGATTTTACAACAGCCGGGGCGGAGTTTATATTTGGTGATCTGGCCAAAAGTCCCGGTATGGAAGGTAGCCTGGGTAACTTTTTTGCATTCCAGGTTCTGCCAACCATTGTATTTTTCGCCTCCCTTACTGCAATTCTCTATCACTACGGAATCCTCCAGAAGGTTGTCAGTTTGATGTCGAAGGGAATGCAGAAAGTTATGGGTACTTCCGGGGCTGAATCTCTTTCTGTAGTAGCAAATATTTTCGTGGGTCAAACAGAATCTCCACTGGTGATAAAACCCTACATTAGTAAAATGACGCAGTCTGAACTGCTGACAGTGATGACCGGAGGTATGGCAACGATCGCCGGTGGTGTGATGGCAGCCTATGTTCAGATGCTTGGAAATTCCTATGCCCTTGCCAATGATGTTTCTCTTGATGTAGGTCGACTGTTATTTGCTGAACAGCTTTTGGGAGCAAGTTTAATGGCTGCACCTGCCGCACTGGTCATTGCAAAAATTCTTTACCCCGAGAATGCCGAGCCGGCAACACAAGGCGATGTTAAAATGAGTGTTGAGCAAACGGATGCAAACGGTATTGATGCTGCAGCTACAGGTGCAGGAGTTGGATTAAAACTGGCTGCAAATGTAGGTGCGATGCTTCTTGCATTTATTGCACTCTTAGCAATGGCCAACTATTTTCTGTTTGAAATTGGTGAATTAACCGGTTTTAATTCAATATTCCCTGACTTTGACCTGACAATTGAAACCCTGCTGGGCTGGGCTCTAGCTCCCATTGCTTTTCTGTTAGGTGTACCTTGGGCTGATGCTGTAAATATGGGTTCACTATTGGGTACAAAAGTAGTGTTGAATGAATTTGTTGCCTATCTTCAGATGGCAGATATGGTTTCGGAAGGTGTTCTATCTCCAAAAACGATAACCATGGCTACTTTTGCCCTTTGTGGATTTGCTAATTTTTCATCTATTGCAATTCAGATTGGAGGTATTGGCGGATTAGCTCCAAATCGAAAATCGGATCTGGCTCGATTTGGTCTTTTAGCTGTATTAGCGGGTACAATGGCCAATATGATGACCGCCACGATTGCCGGAATTCTATTCTGA
- a CDS encoding thymidine kinase: MINEPGFVSDHVGWIEVICGGMFSGKTEELIRRAKRAHIAGQRVVVVKPAIDNRYSETEVVSHNENALPGIQVDTADQIILLTSTAKVVCIDEAQFFDDRIVEVANTLANDGKRVIIAGLDMDFEGKPFEPMPQLLAIAEFVTKLHAICSESGRIANFSQRVVENKDKVLVGEKDAYEPRARHCFRPPVDKKRGKPIPKMNISDKPDQPKETNA, translated from the coding sequence ATGATTAACGAACCCGGTTTTGTCTCAGATCATGTGGGTTGGATTGAAGTGATTTGCGGCGGAATGTTTAGTGGAAAAACCGAAGAATTAATACGCAGGGCCAAGCGTGCGCATATCGCAGGTCAGCGTGTCGTTGTGGTTAAACCTGCAATCGACAACCGCTACAGCGAAACAGAAGTTGTCTCTCATAATGAAAATGCCCTACCCGGTATTCAGGTTGATACAGCAGACCAGATCATACTTTTAACATCTACAGCTAAAGTTGTCTGTATCGATGAAGCACAGTTTTTTGACGACCGCATTGTTGAGGTTGCAAACACTCTTGCAAACGATGGGAAACGGGTCATCATCGCCGGATTGGATATGGATTTTGAAGGCAAGCCTTTTGAGCCCATGCCTCAACTATTAGCCATTGCTGAGTTTGTCACCAAATTACACGCTATTTGTTCAGAAAGTGGCAGAATAGCCAACTTCTCTCAGCGGGTTGTTGAAAACAAAGATAAAGTTTTGGTTGGTGAGAAAGACGCTTACGAGCCCAGGGCCCGTCACTGTTTTCGCCCCCCTGTAGATAAAAAAAGGGGTAAACCTATTCCTAAAATGAACATCTCAGATAAACCCGATCAACCTAAAGAGACAAACGCATGA
- a CDS encoding endonuclease/exonuclease/phosphatase family protein, with amino-acid sequence MFDLAPKISSNPFKTLSTCILIVTLFSSSVYGQILEDFEDGTKTSYATESVNLQTGEWVLDDALLGSSDGDRKNGNQSVRLRDGSLDMNFDFPDGANEVQFYASNAGFSGDTGGVVRLLYSQNQGENWQQVGDNIELTDDLSLYSIPMSFSGDVRFKIEKFEGGRVNIDDFSIEPFTELAEDPTLQLRIDGEILEDGSEVEFPVINDGDEYSIELRITNMGEPDLNINGVGSTQPGIFSMNPIPTDPISGGESVTVNLSYSPNNPGLHNATLTIESNDAASPQLEINLNGEAIDENDLITIEKAREVAFGTRVSIAGRVTVSDEFNGPIFFQDESAGIAAYESSLIDAVERGDSIRVNGPVTEYNPINGTTGSFLKQIAAVEGDNEVSFEIIDVERVDPQPTDMNIEMMNSGDFEGRLVRFESVDFQNSGIFQGESNYTISDASGSGELRIDGNVDDLVGAFIPEEPVEITGVIDRFNGTYQIKPRDGNDLPAERYIPEGDDIDKDLTFDVVTWNIEWFGAENLGPEDNDLQMNNVIRVIEEIDADIFALQEIANQVAFFGLVDSLDNYSGFTSNYSQSQQTAYLFKTSVMDSLDSGILFDGQDSFDWAGRLPLFFEVNATVDGITRRIILYNVHAKAFGDQPSYNRRLNAAQSLKAYLDDNRSNERVIFLGDFNDQLTLSTYDGADESPYSVFLEDDSYLAITKTLEDLGFASYLDDQFQSMIDHLVINENLFDYYLDRSQRVEDPSYIENFANTTSDHAPVWSRFQFTGQPQELPSEISVEPNYPNPFNPTTVIPFSLPSPSNITIEVFDILGRKVATPANNQDFPAGENEIEFNAAGLSSGVYIYRIQFEDGTVVNEKMMLVK; translated from the coding sequence ATGTTCGATTTAGCCCCGAAGATAAGTTCCAACCCTTTTAAAACTCTAAGCACATGTATTCTAATTGTTACGCTGTTTAGTAGCAGTGTGTATGGTCAAATCCTGGAAGATTTTGAGGATGGAACCAAAACAAGTTATGCCACTGAAAGCGTTAATTTGCAAACCGGAGAGTGGGTATTAGATGATGCCTTACTCGGGAGTTCTGATGGTGATCGAAAAAATGGGAATCAATCTGTAAGGTTGCGTGACGGATCGCTTGACATGAATTTTGATTTTCCGGATGGAGCAAATGAAGTGCAATTTTATGCCTCAAATGCGGGATTTAGCGGAGATACGGGGGGAGTTGTTCGATTACTGTACTCGCAGAATCAGGGCGAAAACTGGCAACAAGTAGGAGATAATATTGAGTTGACTGATGATCTCAGTCTTTATTCCATTCCGATGTCGTTTTCGGGTGATGTTCGTTTTAAAATTGAAAAATTTGAGGGTGGAAGAGTAAATATCGATGATTTTTCAATTGAACCTTTTACTGAATTGGCTGAAGATCCTACGCTTCAACTGCGAATAGATGGAGAAATTTTAGAAGATGGGAGTGAGGTAGAATTCCCGGTTATCAATGATGGAGATGAATATTCCATTGAGTTGAGAATCACAAATATGGGTGAACCGGACCTCAACATCAACGGGGTGGGAAGCACTCAACCCGGTATTTTTTCGATGAACCCGATTCCTACAGATCCAATATCCGGTGGGGAATCAGTAACGGTAAATCTCAGTTATTCGCCAAATAATCCGGGTCTCCATAATGCAACTCTAACTATAGAAAGTAATGATGCTGCATCACCGCAACTTGAGATCAATTTGAACGGTGAAGCCATTGATGAAAATGACTTAATTACTATAGAGAAAGCGAGAGAAGTAGCGTTTGGTACAAGGGTCTCTATTGCGGGCAGGGTTACCGTTTCAGATGAATTCAATGGCCCAATATTTTTTCAGGATGAATCGGCCGGTATTGCAGCGTATGAGTCTTCATTAATTGACGCCGTTGAGCGAGGCGATTCAATTCGTGTGAACGGTCCTGTAACTGAATACAATCCAATCAACGGTACAACCGGATCATTTTTAAAACAGATAGCCGCAGTTGAGGGGGATAATGAAGTTAGTTTCGAAATAATTGACGTTGAGCGAGTTGATCCTCAGCCAACAGATATGAACATCGAAATGATGAATAGTGGCGATTTTGAAGGCAGATTGGTAAGGTTTGAATCCGTCGACTTTCAAAACTCGGGAATATTTCAGGGAGAAAGTAATTACACCATATCAGATGCAAGCGGCAGTGGAGAGCTGAGAATCGATGGAAATGTAGATGATCTGGTGGGAGCTTTTATTCCCGAAGAGCCTGTTGAAATCACCGGTGTTATTGACCGATTTAATGGTACCTACCAAATCAAGCCGAGGGATGGAAATGATCTGCCTGCCGAACGATATATTCCTGAAGGGGATGACATCGATAAAGATCTTACATTTGATGTTGTTACCTGGAATATTGAGTGGTTTGGTGCCGAAAACTTAGGCCCGGAAGACAATGATCTTCAGATGAATAATGTGATTAGAGTTATTGAAGAGATTGACGCAGATATCTTTGCACTGCAAGAGATTGCTAATCAGGTGGCATTTTTTGGTTTGGTTGACAGCTTAGATAATTACAGTGGATTTACTTCAAATTATTCACAAAGCCAGCAAACAGCTTACCTGTTTAAAACTTCAGTTATGGATTCACTGGACTCAGGAATACTTTTTGATGGACAGGATAGTTTTGACTGGGCCGGCCGCCTTCCACTCTTTTTTGAAGTAAATGCAACCGTGGATGGAATTACCCGGCGTATCATTCTCTATAACGTTCATGCCAAAGCATTTGGGGATCAGCCATCTTACAACCGAAGATTAAATGCAGCCCAATCTCTGAAAGCCTATTTAGATGATAACAGATCAAATGAACGCGTAATATTCCTGGGAGATTTTAATGACCAGCTCACGCTTTCAACATACGATGGTGCAGATGAATCACCCTATTCGGTATTTTTGGAGGATGATTCATATCTAGCGATTACAAAAACGTTGGAAGATTTAGGTTTTGCAAGCTATTTGGATGATCAGTTTCAAAGTATGATTGATCATTTGGTGATTAATGAAAACTTGTTTGACTACTATCTGGATAGGTCACAAAGGGTAGAAGACCCCAGTTATATTGAAAATTTCGCAAATACAACTTCCGATCACGCACCGGTTTGGTCAAGATTTCAATTTACCGGCCAGCCTCAGGAACTGCCTTCAGAAATTTCTGTAGAACCAAATTATCCAAATCCATTTAATCCAACGACTGTTATTCCATTTTCGCTACCATCTCCCTCAAACATAACGATTGAAGTATTTGACATCTTGGGACGAAAGGTGGCAACTCCTGCAAATAATCAAGATTTCCCTGCAGGTGAAAATGAAATTGAGTTTAATGCAGCAGGACTGTCCAGTGGCGTTTATATCTACAGAATTCAGTTTGAAGACGGTACGGTTGTCAATGAAAAAATGATGTTGGTCAAATAG
- a CDS encoding SLBB domain-containing protein has product MRHFVYLIAGLLFLLSATDLSAQSFNPADLNNVNVSELSDEEIRQADREIQDRGLSLSEFQQLALAQGASQTQVNQLIQRIRQVRSGQGTAQDSVETGETRTIETAPDRSSVSRNDTTQQEMISDSLKVFGMDLFGRSSISFEPSFNVPTPKDYTLGSGDEIVIDIWGAAEQTYRVTVSPEGNIRIPNLGPIQVNGLQMDDAENRILNRLTDIYSGLNPNDPDQGNTYAQVTLGNVRSIKVTVIGEVVQPGTYTISSLSTAFNALYASGGPTRQGTFRKIQIIRDKEVRETLDVYDFLVDGNQESNIRLRDQDVIKVDPYENRVHVWGETKRNGFFETLPGETLEDLITYAAGFTDEAYTQRVTLEGMTPTMRNVTSLFYPEESDTEIQNGDKLRVGKILDRFVNRIEIQGAVFRPGVYEYEEGVTLYDVIEKADGLKEDAFRGRGVIERLQENREPELLSFNIERLMDDPAAYDIPLQPDDVIRISSIFDLQEEYTVTVRGAVNSSGTFDYREGIKLKDAILSADGFRDNAAAYRVDVARRVTDGGQTRSNRTAETFRFDVDETLGFEDEEGDFELMPFDQIYVRTKPNYQTQQTVRIEGEVQFPGEYVISSRTMRLSELVDMAGGLSEYAYPQGASLERRLSDEIDEELEFLDEEERSENLENRERTSVGIRLNEALQRPDSDLDLILEQGDVITVPKELMTVRIEGEVLNPTSVRYDDSRSFRSYLSAAGGVTDNAKRSRAYIVYANGEVDRSKRFLFFRNNPSVEPGATIVIPRKPDKREMTAQERISIAASLASTAATIALVLDRISN; this is encoded by the coding sequence ATGCGACATTTTGTATATCTGATTGCCGGACTACTATTTCTTTTATCTGCAACCGATTTATCTGCACAGAGTTTCAACCCCGCCGACTTAAATAATGTAAATGTCAGTGAATTGAGTGATGAAGAAATTCGTCAGGCAGACCGTGAAATCCAGGACAGAGGGTTAAGCTTGAGCGAATTTCAGCAGCTTGCATTGGCACAGGGTGCTTCGCAGACCCAGGTTAATCAACTGATTCAGCGCATCAGGCAAGTTCGCAGTGGACAAGGCACAGCTCAGGATAGTGTTGAAACCGGTGAAACAAGAACGATAGAAACTGCACCGGATCGTAGCAGTGTTTCACGAAACGACACAACACAACAAGAGATGATATCAGATTCACTCAAGGTTTTTGGTATGGATCTTTTTGGCAGATCTTCAATTAGTTTTGAACCATCATTTAACGTTCCAACACCCAAAGATTACACATTGGGTTCCGGTGACGAAATAGTAATTGATATCTGGGGAGCGGCAGAACAGACGTACAGGGTAACTGTTAGCCCGGAAGGAAACATCCGAATTCCAAATTTAGGTCCAATTCAGGTTAATGGTCTGCAGATGGATGATGCTGAGAATAGAATATTGAACCGTTTAACGGATATCTATTCAGGTCTAAATCCAAATGATCCGGATCAGGGAAACACGTATGCTCAGGTAACTCTCGGCAATGTGCGAAGCATCAAGGTAACTGTAATTGGCGAAGTTGTTCAACCCGGTACCTATACCATTTCTTCACTATCTACGGCATTCAACGCTCTCTATGCATCCGGCGGGCCTACAAGGCAAGGTACATTTCGTAAAATTCAAATTATCAGGGATAAGGAAGTCAGAGAAACGTTAGATGTTTATGACTTCTTGGTTGATGGTAATCAGGAAAGTAATATTCGACTACGTGATCAGGATGTTATTAAAGTTGATCCTTATGAAAATCGAGTTCATGTATGGGGAGAAACAAAACGGAATGGATTTTTTGAAACACTTCCCGGCGAAACTTTGGAAGATCTTATTACATATGCAGCCGGATTTACCGATGAAGCGTATACACAGAGAGTAACCCTGGAAGGGATGACACCTACTATGAGAAACGTTACTTCTCTATTTTACCCTGAAGAGTCTGATACAGAAATCCAAAATGGTGACAAACTTCGAGTCGGAAAAATCCTGGATCGCTTTGTTAATAGAATTGAGATCCAAGGTGCTGTTTTCCGTCCCGGAGTTTATGAATACGAGGAAGGAGTAACACTCTATGATGTTATTGAAAAAGCCGATGGGTTGAAAGAAGATGCTTTCAGAGGAAGAGGAGTCATTGAGAGATTACAAGAAAATCGCGAACCTGAACTTCTCTCTTTTAATATTGAAAGGTTGATGGATGACCCTGCTGCATATGACATTCCGCTCCAGCCGGATGATGTAATTCGTATTTCAAGCATTTTTGATCTTCAGGAAGAATACACCGTCACAGTAAGGGGAGCGGTAAACAGTTCCGGTACTTTTGATTACAGAGAGGGTATAAAATTGAAGGATGCCATTTTGAGTGCAGACGGTTTCAGGGATAATGCTGCTGCATATCGTGTTGATGTTGCTCGCCGAGTGACAGATGGCGGTCAGACAAGAAGTAACCGTACAGCAGAAACATTCAGGTTTGATGTAGATGAAACTCTGGGTTTTGAAGATGAAGAAGGTGATTTTGAACTAATGCCATTTGATCAGATTTACGTAAGGACTAAGCCAAACTATCAAACACAGCAAACTGTACGGATTGAAGGCGAAGTCCAGTTTCCGGGCGAATATGTGATCAGTAGCCGAACAATGAGGCTATCTGAATTGGTAGATATGGCCGGTGGGTTATCTGAATATGCTTACCCTCAGGGCGCATCCCTTGAGAGAAGACTGAGTGATGAAATTGATGAGGAGTTGGAGTTTCTGGATGAAGAGGAGAGATCAGAGAACCTTGAGAATCGTGAAAGAACTTCTGTTGGAATTCGCTTGAATGAAGCCCTTCAGCGTCCAGACTCCGATTTAGACCTGATTCTGGAACAGGGAGACGTAATTACGGTTCCAAAAGAGTTGATGACCGTTCGTATTGAGGGAGAAGTGCTAAATCCAACCAGTGTAAGATATGATGACAGTCGTTCTTTTAGATCTTATTTGAGTGCAGCAGGTGGCGTAACCGATAATGCAAAACGTAGTCGGGCATATATAGTATATGCGAATGGTGAGGTAGATCGGTCCAAACGGTTTCTCTTTTTCAGAAACAACCCATCGGTAGAACCGGGCGCTACAATCGTAATACCGAGAAAACCTGATAAAAGGGAAATGACAGCCCAGGAAAGAATCAGTATTGCTGCTTCATTGGCATCAACAGCAGCAACGATTGCATTGGTATTAGATAGAATTAGTAACTAA
- a CDS encoding glycosyltransferase family 2 protein, producing the protein MSEKNPDPKYSIIIVTWNALEHLQRFLPSVIKTDHSSFEIIIADNASVDGSAEWVEENYPKCRIIKMEKNFGYCGGNNRAANYAKGEILIFLNNDAETDIAWLSAMDESFLDPDVGIVQPKIRSVEQSDYFEYAGAAGGYIDKMGYPFCMGRIFDHVEKDEGQYDEPVEIFWASGAAIAIRKDLFNSLNGFDEDFEFHMEEIDLCWRAHKCGFKVMNQPKSIVYHLGGGSLPMGNPRKVFYNYRNNLIMMTKNLDQNPVFKIFGRLCLDGIAGLKSLVSGNPKETLAIIKAHFSYYAQLSKTLAKRKIGKRESKSATPKKLVYGRLIITDYFLKGKRTFTELNFKTDNN; encoded by the coding sequence GTGAGTGAAAAGAACCCAGATCCAAAATATAGTATCATTATTGTTACCTGGAATGCACTTGAGCATCTTCAACGATTTCTGCCATCGGTTATAAAAACAGATCACTCTTCCTTTGAAATCATCATTGCTGATAACGCATCAGTTGATGGATCTGCAGAGTGGGTAGAAGAGAATTATCCCAAATGCCGGATTATAAAAATGGAAAAGAACTTCGGCTATTGCGGTGGAAACAATCGTGCTGCCAACTATGCCAAAGGCGAAATCTTAATCTTCCTTAATAACGATGCCGAAACGGATATCGCATGGCTTTCCGCAATGGATGAAAGTTTTTTAGATCCTGATGTTGGAATTGTACAACCAAAAATCAGATCAGTTGAACAGTCTGATTATTTTGAATATGCCGGAGCTGCCGGAGGGTATATCGACAAAATGGGCTATCCTTTTTGTATGGGTAGAATTTTTGATCATGTTGAAAAAGATGAGGGGCAATATGATGAACCGGTTGAAATCTTCTGGGCTTCCGGTGCAGCTATTGCAATTCGAAAAGATCTATTCAACTCACTGAATGGGTTTGATGAAGATTTTGAATTCCATATGGAGGAGATCGATTTGTGTTGGCGGGCGCATAAGTGTGGTTTTAAAGTAATGAATCAGCCCAAAAGTATTGTTTACCACCTTGGAGGAGGTTCTCTTCCTATGGGCAATCCAAGAAAAGTTTTCTATAACTACCGCAATAATCTGATTATGATGACCAAAAATCTTGATCAGAATCCGGTATTTAAGATTTTTGGCAGACTCTGTCTGGATGGGATTGCAGGGCTAAAATCACTTGTTTCAGGTAACCCAAAAGAAACGTTAGCGATTATCAAAGCACACTTTTCATATTATGCTCAGCTATCTAAAACGTTAGCTAAACGTAAAATTGGTAAAAGGGAATCAAAGTCTGCCACACCAAAGAAATTAGTCTATGGCAGACTTATCATTACAGATTATTTCCTGAAAGGAAAACGTACTTTTACAGAACTGAACTTTAAGACCGATAATAATTAA
- a CDS encoding metallophosphoesterase family protein — protein sequence MTKIGLISDTHNYYDPQIEEYFSDRDEIWHAGDFGSIEIAEKLEKIAPLIGVYGNIDGQDIRKVYPLHQRFSKEGVDVWMTHIGGVPGRYCIPIIEEIKKNTPDLFICGHSHILKIARDQSLDKMLYMNPGAAGKHGFQVHRTIVRFSIDNGKIHDLEVINLGKMGIG from the coding sequence ATGACAAAGATAGGATTAATATCCGATACACATAACTATTATGATCCACAAATAGAGGAGTACTTCTCCGACAGAGATGAAATCTGGCACGCAGGAGATTTTGGATCGATCGAGATCGCGGAAAAATTAGAGAAAATTGCCCCTCTGATTGGTGTATATGGTAATATTGACGGCCAGGATATTCGGAAAGTTTATCCTCTGCATCAGCGTTTTAGTAAAGAAGGGGTGGATGTTTGGATGACTCATATTGGTGGAGTGCCGGGGCGATATTGTATCCCAATCATCGAAGAAATCAAAAAGAACACCCCCGACCTTTTTATTTGCGGACACTCTCATATTCTCAAGATTGCCAGAGATCAGTCTTTGGATAAAATGTTATATATGAATCCGGGCGCCGCAGGTAAGCATGGATTCCAGGTTCATCGAACCATTGTACGTTTCAGTATAGATAATGGTAAAATCCATGATCTGGAAGTGATCAATCTCGGTAAAATGGGAATTGGCTGA